The Mytilus galloprovincialis chromosome 4, xbMytGall1.hap1.1, whole genome shotgun sequence genome contains a region encoding:
- the LOC143070838 gene encoding uncharacterized protein LOC143070838: MTYNRHNGDNYKNTELCYRVRHHTPYVWESKSCNDNNYFACEKIISGGCDNRTFTTLNASMLTYNINTTNQSCQKDCASNSSCWAGITTNTGQCLLMAFQTENEPPSGVTMFQKSCVKVETVPPDEIPTVTNPNTDTQPSLNCNTTNTEIIQPSSHYDSLNETETVNITAIVTSTSEAHLTTLPLDIFSTLMTITETYTSTIYETKATETCFNISNVFLSTNDPLLIEAMSSMKQELHVDKKTTTAYKRSKISAPDKRTSSRVIGAWGLIILIIPVSLIIITDIPAVVRQFKVTLNAFRNKQFQSRKRNN; encoded by the exons ATGACATACAACAGGCATAATGGTGACAATTACAAGAATACGGAACTGTGTTACCGAGTGAGGCATCACACTCCTTACGTTTGGGAAAGTAAATCATGTAACGACAACAATTACTTTGCAtgtgaaaaaattatatcag GAGGGTGTGATAATAGAACTTTTACCACCCTGAATGCAAGCATGCTCACATACAACATAAATACGACAAACCAAAGCTGTCAAAAAGATTGTGCATCAAATTCATCTTGTTGGGCAGGAATAACTACAAATACAGGTCAATGTCTACTGATGGCATTTCAAACAGAAAATGAACCGCCATCAGGTGTAACCATGTTTCAGAAATCTTGTGTCAAAG TTGAAACTGTGCCACCAGATGAGATACCAACGGTGACAAATCCAAACACCGATACGCAGCCATCTTTGAATTGTAATACCACAAACACAGAAATAA TTCAACCTTCATCACATTATGATTCTCTGAATGAAACAGAAACTGTGAATATTACAGCAATAGTAACCAGTACCTCGGAAGCACATTTAACAACCTTGCCGTTAGATATCTTCAGCACGTTAATGACGATAACTGAAACGTATACATCAACAATATATGAAACAAAAGCTACAGAGACTTGCTTCAATATATCAAATGTATTCTTGTCGACCAATGATCCTTTACTTATAGAAGCTATGTCAAGCATGAAACAAGAACTACATGTCGATAAGAAAACGACGACTGCTTACAAGAGAAGTAAAATAAGTGCGCCTGATAAACGAACTTCTTCTCGGGTTATTGGAGCGTGGGGTTTGATTATTCTAATTATACCTGTatctttaattattattactGATATACCAGCTGTCGTAAGACAGTTTAAAGTCACGCTTAACGCTTTTCGTAACAAACAATTTCAAAGTCGGAAAAGGAATAATTGA